One Gordonia mangrovi genomic region harbors:
- a CDS encoding TetR/AcrR family transcriptional regulator, with protein MPAPTRSSTTRTALLTAAESLLLTDGYEQVSARAICAAAGANPAAVHYHFGSKDALVVALLEDRMEPRWADLLNRFDPASAQVVDLVDLILEPFATIGSEPVGQLHLRLLARFVAAHPDAEWTRPWFRLDQWSQVLAQIVEGLDVDDARRRWGLAFGLILDQCAGDSPPSPTATAALRDFVVAGLSTPARSAPAPEKS; from the coding sequence ATGCCCGCACCGACCCGCAGCTCGACGACCCGCACCGCCCTGCTGACCGCCGCCGAATCCCTCCTGCTCACCGACGGGTACGAGCAGGTATCGGCCCGCGCGATCTGCGCGGCGGCCGGGGCCAATCCGGCGGCCGTGCACTATCACTTCGGTTCCAAGGATGCGCTGGTGGTGGCACTCCTCGAGGACCGGATGGAGCCGCGATGGGCCGACCTGCTCAACCGGTTCGACCCCGCCTCCGCGCAGGTCGTCGACCTCGTCGACCTGATCCTGGAGCCGTTCGCCACCATCGGTTCCGAGCCGGTCGGTCAGCTGCACCTGCGCCTGCTGGCCCGGTTCGTCGCCGCACACCCCGACGCGGAGTGGACACGGCCGTGGTTTCGACTCGATCAGTGGTCGCAGGTGCTTGCGCAGATCGTCGAAGGCCTCGACGTCGACGATGCGCGCCGACGGTGGGGACTGGCTTTCGGCCTGATCCTGGACCAGTGTGCCGGTGACTCACCACCGTCGCCGACCGCCACGGCCGCGCTGCGCGACTTCGTGGTCGCCGGCCTGTCGACACCCGCCCGTAGCGCCCCGGCGCCCGAGAAGTCCTGA
- a CDS encoding DNA-3-methyladenine glycosylase family protein, protein MGEVTREWVPGYPLDIRATVGIHRRGFGDPSFTYGRDGSVWWAVSTPDGPGTLTLRSDGTTITGRAWGSGAAWLLEQMPDFLGAQDDPDALVPLDDVVRELVRRSGGLRIGRTDRVWAALVPAILEQKVVGAEAFRAWRYLVRRFGEPAPGPVPDTMRVPPPQRDWARIPSWEWHRSGIEPVRMRTIRDATAMDVERHHDRLTLLRGVGRWTEAETRSRAVGDPDVVNVGDYHIPKLVGLTLIGEPVDDDGMLELLEPYAGQRQRIIRMVERHGVRPERRGPRMTVRDYRDL, encoded by the coding sequence GTGGGTGAGGTCACCCGCGAGTGGGTACCCGGGTACCCACTCGACATCCGTGCGACGGTCGGTATCCATCGCCGTGGGTTCGGAGATCCGTCGTTCACCTACGGCCGTGACGGCTCGGTGTGGTGGGCGGTGTCCACCCCCGACGGTCCGGGCACGCTGACGCTGCGTTCCGACGGTACGACCATCACCGGCCGTGCGTGGGGTTCGGGTGCGGCATGGCTGCTCGAGCAGATGCCGGACTTCCTGGGCGCCCAGGACGATCCAGATGCTCTCGTGCCGCTCGACGATGTTGTGCGGGAACTCGTCCGACGCTCCGGCGGTTTGCGGATCGGTCGTACCGACCGGGTCTGGGCGGCGCTCGTGCCGGCGATCCTCGAACAGAAGGTGGTGGGCGCGGAGGCCTTTCGGGCATGGCGGTACCTCGTCCGCCGCTTCGGTGAGCCCGCACCGGGTCCGGTGCCGGACACCATGCGGGTGCCGCCGCCGCAGCGCGACTGGGCGCGCATTCCGAGTTGGGAGTGGCATCGCAGCGGCATCGAGCCGGTGCGGATGCGCACTATCCGCGATGCCACCGCGATGGACGTCGAACGCCACCACGACCGGCTGACCCTCCTGCGAGGCGTCGGTCGATGGACCGAGGCCGAGACGCGCTCACGAGCGGTCGGCGACCCCGACGTCGTCAACGTCGGCGACTACCACATCCCCAAGCTGGTGGGGCTGACCCTGATCGGCGAACCCGTCGACGACGACGGGATGCTGGAACTGCTCGAACCGTATGCCGGACAACGGCAAAGGATCATCCGAATGGTCGAACGGCACGGTGTGCGTCCCGAGCGGCGCGGCCCCCGGATGACGGTGCGTGACTACCGCGACTTGTGA
- the lpdA gene encoding dihydrolipoyl dehydrogenase has product MARRRLTGVAEHFQTVVLGAGPGGYVAAIRSAQLGMKTAVIEEKYWGGVCLNVGCIPSKALLRNAELAHIFNHQAKTFGMSGDVSFDFGAAFDRSRKVSEGIVKGVHFLMKKNKITEIDGYGKFTDAKTIVVGDREITFDNVIINTGSTVKLLPGVQLSDNVVTYEDQILTRELPKSIVIVGAGAIGMEFGYVLANYGVDVTIVEFLDRVLPNEDADASKAIAKEYKKLGVKVLTSTKVQSVKDNGDSVTVTYKDAKDKDGEITVDKVLMSVGFAPRVEGFGLKNTGVELTDRGAIAIDDFMRTNVDGIYAIGDVTAKLMLAHVAEAQGVVAAEVMAGAETMTLGDYRFMPRATFCQPQVASFGLTEAQAKDEGYNVKATTFPFSANGKAQGLGETAGFAKLLTNADTDELLGGHLVGDNVSEMLPEMTLAHKWDLTAKELARNVHTHPTLSEAMQETFHGALGHMINL; this is encoded by the coding sequence ATGGCCCGACGTAGGCTGACAGGCGTGGCTGAACACTTTCAAACAGTTGTACTAGGTGCAGGTCCAGGTGGGTACGTGGCCGCGATCCGGTCCGCCCAGCTGGGCATGAAAACCGCCGTCATCGAAGAGAAGTATTGGGGCGGTGTCTGTCTGAACGTTGGATGTATCCCATCCAAGGCGTTGCTGCGCAACGCCGAGCTGGCGCACATCTTCAACCATCAGGCGAAGACGTTCGGCATGTCCGGCGACGTCTCGTTCGACTTCGGGGCGGCGTTCGACCGCAGCCGAAAGGTGTCGGAGGGGATCGTCAAGGGCGTCCACTTCCTGATGAAGAAGAACAAGATCACCGAGATCGACGGATACGGCAAGTTCACCGACGCGAAGACCATCGTCGTGGGTGACCGCGAGATCACCTTCGACAACGTCATCATCAACACCGGCTCCACCGTGAAGTTGCTGCCCGGTGTGCAGCTCAGTGACAACGTGGTCACCTACGAAGATCAGATCCTCACGCGCGAGCTGCCGAAGTCGATCGTCATCGTCGGCGCCGGCGCCATCGGCATGGAGTTCGGCTACGTGCTCGCCAACTACGGCGTCGATGTCACCATCGTCGAGTTCCTCGACCGGGTGCTGCCCAACGAGGATGCCGACGCATCCAAGGCCATCGCCAAGGAATACAAGAAGCTCGGCGTCAAGGTGCTGACCTCCACCAAGGTGCAGTCGGTGAAGGACAACGGCGACTCCGTCACCGTCACCTACAAGGACGCGAAGGACAAGGATGGCGAGATCACCGTCGACAAGGTCCTCATGTCCGTCGGCTTCGCCCCACGCGTGGAGGGCTTCGGCCTGAAGAACACCGGAGTGGAACTGACCGACCGCGGCGCCATCGCGATCGACGACTTCATGCGCACCAACGTCGACGGCATCTATGCCATCGGTGACGTCACCGCCAAGCTGATGCTCGCGCACGTCGCCGAGGCGCAGGGTGTGGTGGCCGCCGAGGTGATGGCCGGGGCGGAGACGATGACGCTGGGTGACTACCGATTCATGCCGCGCGCCACCTTCTGCCAGCCGCAGGTCGCGTCCTTCGGGCTCACCGAGGCGCAGGCCAAGGACGAGGGCTACAACGTCAAGGCGACCACGTTCCCGTTCAGCGCCAACGGCAAGGCCCAGGGCCTGGGCGAGACAGCAGGGTTCGCCAAGCTGCTCACCAACGCCGACACCGACGAGTTGCTCGGTGGACACCTGGTGGGCGACAACGTCTCCGAGATGCTCCCGGAGATGACCCTCGCGCACAAGTGGGACCTCACCGCCAAGGAACTCGCCCGCAACGTGCACACCCACCCGACCTTGTCGGAGGCGATGCAGGAGACGTTCCATGGGGCCTTGGGGCACATGATCAACCTGTAG
- a CDS encoding class I SAM-dependent methyltransferase, with amino-acid sequence MSSIAQQMMHNRLFSQVYERLWRPTFTRLFSLGGSGTADFDKALTAYLSRPGERLMLDVACGPGNYTRRFAEGLTGEGRCIGIDYSPSMLEQAARTNTTDRTSYIRADAHAMPFPDNTFDTVTCLAALYLIPDPLPVIDELVRVTRPGGEVVIFTSVATDLVALPGVRSIAEMSGYRIFGKHEIVDRLDSAGADHVEQTITGQGQYVLAVKPS; translated from the coding sequence ATGAGTTCGATCGCACAGCAGATGATGCACAATCGCCTGTTTTCGCAGGTCTACGAACGACTCTGGCGGCCCACATTCACCCGCCTGTTCAGCCTCGGCGGTTCGGGCACCGCCGATTTCGACAAGGCGTTGACCGCTTATCTGTCCCGGCCCGGCGAGCGCCTGATGCTCGACGTCGCCTGCGGCCCGGGCAACTACACCCGGAGGTTCGCCGAGGGACTGACCGGCGAGGGCCGGTGCATCGGCATCGACTACTCCCCCAGCATGCTCGAGCAGGCCGCGCGCACCAACACCACCGACCGCACCAGCTACATCCGCGCCGACGCCCACGCGATGCCGTTCCCCGACAACACCTTCGACACCGTCACCTGCCTCGCCGCACTCTACCTCATCCCCGATCCGCTACCGGTGATCGACGAACTCGTCCGCGTCACCCGACCCGGCGGCGAGGTGGTGATCTTCACGTCGGTTGCCACCGACCTCGTGGCGCTGCCGGGAGTTCGCAGTATCGCCGAGATGTCCGGCTACCGGATCTTCGGAAAGCACGAGATAGTCGATCGACTCGACTCCGCCGGCGCCGACCACGTGGAGCAGACGATCACCGGACAGGGGCAGTACGTCCTCGCCGTCAAACCGTCCTGA